The stretch of DNA atttgtatttatctCGCTACAATTGTTCTAACACTCGAACCCACAAATTATAGATTTAATGCTCCTCTTTTGCAAGGACGCCAAATGATTGAAGTTAAAAACCAATGCAGGTTTATTCCATAAGTtatagtatatatagtatattattctgtatttttatgttgtaaatatgtaaacgaaaaattaaatataagagtAGTGGTGATTGTACAAAAAGAGTGGTGGTTAATTtggtaaatattattttttttttaaataatttgatatacaTTATCTAAGGATAAGAATAGGTTGTGTCTAGTTAAGTTGAAAAATTGCAATGTTTAAGTCTAATATGTAGTTTGTCAGAAATTTACTTTTTAGACTTGAGTCTGAActtaataaaattatgatatagttaatctatttaaaagtctatttcattttaaaattttggaataagtaatcaaacatatttgTAAATAGATTAACGAattaatatgtcaatgaaattaagttctattttaatatttaatatgatattttgaagaatatgactttatTCATATcctatttcaattttattttataataaaatattgaaatatgtcaaaaaactaaagaaaattaatatgcgtaaattattaaaagttgatTATCtaataaaaagatcaaaatttaatataatattgataataaaaaattattatttatatttatttaaataggtcaacATAATAAGCCTCAAGTTTATTATGTGTCATGTAGCCTTATCTTTTTAAGTTAAATAGATTTTTTCGGAAGTCTTTACATTGTTCAGTTAAAAGAAAAGTTTGAGACAATAGTCTGAGATAAGTTAGGTCATAGACACTTGTTGATTGGTATGATATATTCTTACTCCTACTCTTATTGGCACAGTACAATTTGtaatatattattgtgatacaCACAGGAAtcctataaaatcaaattttgtttctgttgagttttaaattttgtatactaatttttttaaaaaaatatttagtaagaaaaaaaatgttttaaaattgttccTACGCTTTTATTTCGAATTGCTGTTATATGTTTGAGGAAATTTCGAGTTTATGTTATAATTTAGTGATTATATATGCATTTACATATatagattaatatattataatgcAATAGTAGTGATTAATACAACCTGCCACCGCACTCAAGGCACCACAATAACAGTTCTTCGTCTTAACATTCTCGTTGCCATCCAGCACAAGACAGCATAAGCCTCTTTCAACACACTATCATCCATATGATAATCACCAATACTAAACAAATACTCATCATTATCAACCCTTTTGTcaacttcatcatcttcaataacCTCACCTATATACTCACAAATAAAACTACCAGCTGGAATTGTGGCACGTGACCTCACACCCCACCCTTTTCTTTCAGTCCTGGATATCTCAAGATTAAATTTAATCCCTTTTTGACTCACTCTATTAGGACAATCTGCACTACACTTACAATAAGGACCACACTCATGAATCACACCCCCTGATGCCACAATAACATTATTCTTATTATATGGAATTTTCCCACCATTCCTCACAGCACATAAACACTTCGCAGAATCTCCACATTTACCTTCACAATCACACCCTAGATGAGGAACTGGAATAGGTTTACACCAATTAGGATAAATCATTTTAGTCTTGTAAACAAAAGATTCAACTGTAAGCCTCTCTTTATCCACAgtattaatcacacatatagGAACAGCCTCTCTCTGACGAGAAATATCTTCAACAATTAAACCTTTTCTAATTCCATCAATTCCATATTTCATCAATACATTCCATGCAACCTCTTCCTGACCAGAGTTTCAAACCAAACAAAATGTATAAACCATCCTTTCTCTTCCACATCGTTTAACCTTATAAAGACCATAATAACAATAAACATCCATGCCGCAGCGACCACTATTCTTCAAAAAACACTTAATTATAACTCTAATGTCATTTTTAACATTAAAGCTATTAACTAATAATTCAGCATTTTCTCTTATCTCAGTAGAAATATAAACTTCGTAATGTTCCAATCCGTCATCATCTAAACCGTTGCAAACGACGCTAGTAGCAATCCTTTTTCGGTCCCTGATCACGTGATCGATGTACTTTTCATATTTCATTTCACGGTGGAGGCCAATGATGTTTAGTTCATTCCAATATTGAAAAACGTCGCCAACTTCAACTCCGGGGACTTTTCCTATAATCTCTTTTCTGTCGTTTAGGAATTTGCCTCGATCTTTAAGAGTCTTTGCCGTTTCGAAAGGAGATGATGATATGGGGAAGAGTCTACGCATGCCATGGAAGAGCTTCAGTAGTTTTCTTACTTTCTCCCGTGTCCGTCATTGGAAGGAAACGACGCTGCGTTTTCGTAGACGGTAGTGATTTCATTCTTTTTCTTGCGTTCGTCGTTTCTGTTGCTTGAAGAAGTTGTTGCATTGTAGTCAAAACGACGTTGTTTGGTTCTTTTCTCCTCGTATTCAGAAATTGGAGGGAGATGTGTTTTCTTCTTATTGGATTCGTTgagacttttttaaaattttcaggGGCTGTTTAGTCTTCTCGCGCTCGGTGGTTCTTGATAATGGAAGTGGAGCTCTTGCTATTTTCTTGGTGGTGACATTTTTGGACGAAAGTACCCTTTTGGTTGATTCCTGATGAGATGGTTCTGCAGCATTGGGTTTTGGCTTTGGGCCCATTCTTGAAGAGGATGGAGCCATAGGAATTGGTTGGTGTGGGGTCCCTGTCTTCGAACAAATTTGGGTAGATAATAATGTTAATTAACTGAACTCTAAATGATTCACTTGAGGAAGGTTTGAGAAGAGGAGGACCAAATTACTGGAGTATGAAGTGTTTTAAATACTGTCTCAATGAACCGCACCTAATATCACCTGGCTAACACAATATAATAAGACTAGTAAGTAAAGGAAAACTTTATCCACTAAAAAATATGACTCTAGCTAACTGATCATCACAATTACTTATTTTTAGAAAGAATTGCCTCTATTATTATCTGTTAATCtctgatttgttaaaaatctcaCTTGTGTTCAAATGTATTTTAAGAATTGTCTCATGGTTTAAGATGGAAAATTCAAGCTACTTTAAGATTAGTATTTTGGTTGATTGCTGGGAGGCAATTGACTTATAACACATAGAACCTAGGATAACTCAAGTGGCATCTGACCGATATATTGGAGATGTTGGTGGCATGTGGTCAGGTAGTGTCTGACCGGTATATATGAGATATCATTGTCATCATTTAGTGGCATGAGTCAACATGTGACTCATAATTGCAttagaataattaatacataatttGGGATATATACTAAATGATGGCATCTTCTATATGAATATTTATGTGtgacatatatttttgttttgcatCTTATCCCAACTTTTATACTTTTACAAAAATCTTAACTCCTATTTTCTTGTGTGTGGTATGTTTCTCATTTACTGTAGATGGTAGGATATCTTCCACCTCACTTTCTTAGAGCACTAGGACAAGCACTGTGGAGTGATTTAGAGACACTATACCACAACAACATTGACGACAAACATTGAGATTTTGAAGTAGAGGGGAGCATGGTCGTCTACACCAGATGATGAACCTAGGTGTACCCAAGTCCAAAATGGGCAAATGATATTTTTGAGAATGGTACCACTTATCACCAGCTAGTTGGTTAGGTCAATCTGGGACGAGGACATGGTCTTGGTAAATGATAGGTGTCAGGGGAATGAGACTCGATGATCAAGGTTATGTGTATAATGTTTTGGCCAATATCTAGTCTTTCTTATTGGTTGTTGGTCGTTGTGTCATTTTTTGATTTGCTGTttgtttgatgtatttttttctatcTCATAAGTCCATGTGGTAGACTCTAAATAATATCATGTTTATATATATTGGGTTTGCCTTGAAGATATGGAGACATTATTAGTACAAATCAAGATTCACAATTTTGAGTGTTCACAAGATTCTAAAGTATCTATTTGATCAAAAGGAGTTAAACATTAGGTAGAGACATTGGATGGTATTTCTGAAAGGTTACGATTTCAGTAGAAAGACGCGTCATGTTTCCACAATGATGTTAAAAGAACAAGAGTTGATTGAGAAATCTATAGATTTAAACTTGTATACTCAATTTTCTCAATATAGAATGTTCTTAGGCACTGCAATGATGTCTAGTGAATTCTTGAAGTGGATTAAGGAGGAGCAACTTATGAATGAACATTTGATGAAGataaaagaaatagaagaaGATGGTTAAGGTTGAGCGTTTCATCAAGGAAGATGGAATATTAATGTTTAGTGCACCTAAGAGCCACAAAAAATGTACTAggtcttaaaaaaaatgtattttgatgcactaaaataaagagacatgtCATATTGAAGAGTATGTATAAAGTggttttttgtttcaaaaagagaaaattgaacTCCAAAAACAATTGGATCATTGCAACCTATAGATATCCCGAAATAGAAATGGGATTGAATAACTATGGATTTTGTGATATCATTACTCAAGACTTAGAAGAAGTTTGACGCTATATAGGTTATCAACGATAGGCTCGTGAAAAGTGCACATTTCATTTCCATCAATCAAACTTGCACTTCAAAGAAATTTACATCGATGCTTGTCAAACAGATTGCCAGACTACATGGGATTCTTGAGAGTATAATTAGAGATAGAGACCCAAATTTACATTGAAGTTTTGGCAACAACTGAATCAAGAACTTAGAATGATGTTAATAATGAGCTCAACTTATCATCCCAAAACACTAACCAATTTGAAAGAATGATTTAGTAACTGGATGTTCGGATGAGAGCTTGCATGCTAGAACATATAGGGAGTTGAGATGAATTATTTCCTTTGATACAATTCACGTATAACAATAGTTTTCACTCAATTATTGACATGGCTCTATAAAAGATGTTGTAAATGGTAAAAAATGACGTACACCTCTTTATTGGTACAAACTAGGGTGAATATGACCCTTAGATCAAATTTTGTGTTGTAGACCATGAAACGAGTTAAACCAATTAGAGATAAAATGAAGTTTACGCAAGATTTACAAAAGAGATACAATAATAAGCGGATAAAATCTTTAGAATTTTAACTTGGAGACCATGTGTTCCTAATAGAAACCTCTATGTGTGGAGTTGGATGAGCAATCAAAAGTAGGAAGTCAACACAGTGATTTATAGGACTTTTCCATGTTATACGAAGTGTTGACCTGATAGTTTACCATGCCGCATTACCATTGCATTTATTGAATCTTCATGATGCATTACACGTTTCTTAGCTAAGAAGGTACCACCCAGACTCTTCGCTCGTCATCGAACCCGAAACATTTGAGCTTCAAGATAACATGGAGTATGAAGCTTTACTTGTCAAGATAATGGAACATTGGGTAAAGGAACTTCACAGGAAACATAGACCATGACTATGGATTGTGTGGGGCGAAAATAATATTAGACAACAATATCCTTTTCTCTTTTAGATACGttaaatttcaagaaaaaactTTCCTTAAGGAGGTAGAGTTGTAACAACCCAATTTTCATTAACATAAGCCGAATCGTGTTTAGAATCGATCATTAAGTGTTTAAATTGGATGAATTTCTTCGTGATTAAGTAAATTAACTTGGTCAATTAGTCACCAAGATGTGTCTTGGCCGACACCATACTCTTAGTGAATTTAGTGTTGACCTAATTTTGTAATTGCACTCGTGTCAACAGACTTGGGCTACAAGCACCATGTGTCATGCACAAGTTGGCTTGAGATACATGGTGCTCTCTAATTGAACTAGACAAAAAGCGAGGGAATTAAAGAAACAACATATTCGTTAAGCAAATTCGGGGCAAATTTTCCTACAAATAGAGAATCTGTAACCCGTGATCCTtattcatttttctcaataatTTCTTTCTCGAAAAGCTTGTTTTCcataatctctctctctctaaggTTGTGAGTTTCAAGTAGGTTCCAACATTATGGTTCAACTTTGAGTGAGTTTTCAGTGTGTCTTGGTTATGTTTGATCTTTCAAAGGCATttaggtttttaatgaaaagcTACAAAGGTAATGCccattttaatttctaaaggtTATTAGGATGTCAGAGGTATACCCTTATTTCTTTTCAAATCCTTTTCATAAAGGTCATTAAAAGTTATGGCAGTCTTATGCCGTTTATCTTAGATTGGTATATTGGAAGATACATTGTATACCTATTTGTGTACTGTTTGCACTAATTGTTAGAACGTGCTGTTTGTGACGTATATATGTTCCTAGTTTAGTCCTCATCTCCACTTTTATACTTGTACGTATATATTAACCCTTATTTTCGTGTGTGGTAtgtttcttttgtattgcatagGGAAGGATATATTCCACCTCTTTATCTAATGACACTTGGATAAGACGTGTGGAGTGATTTGTAGATACTATACCATAATGACGCTGATACAAACATTGGGATTTTGAAGCGGATGAGGGCACAATTTTCTTCACAAGACAAGTGACCTATGTGTACTAGAGTCTTGGGCGAACATATGTTATTTTTGAAGGCCATGTTTAAGTCATACAAGAGTTGCTATTTCACTGCATAAGGCATGTAGGAGAAGCAAACTtactataatttgtttggtcaAGTTTATTAGGGAAGAGGACGTGGTCATGGGAGAAGACAAGTACACATGGGGCAGTAGGCCCAATATGTAGATTTTGGGATTTTATCTTATCATGTTGCTAATCCCTAGGGGCTTGTTCTAGATGGAGGTTGAAGTGGCGATTTGACGAATTTGGCCAGTATCGAGTCCGTCTTTTTGGTCATTGGCTGTCATGTCATGTCATGTTTGgttttgttgtttgtttaatGTATGTTTTTTTGTCTCACCAGTCCACATGGTGAACGCCACATAACGTAATgtttgtatatattattatatatatgtctttatgttttcttttactCACATTTATTGACTGAAAATTTATGTGTATTTATAACACAATTTGTTGAATTAACTAGGTGGACATGATCTACTATAGATAAGTGCTAAAAAGTAAACTAAAATTCTAACATTGATCAACGACACTCCTTGATGTATAAGTTAATGACTCTCCTTGTCTTTTTGGCTAAAATGATGACCTGGTTATTGTTGATTAGACAAGTTGACTTTTTGAGGAACGCgttatttttctcttattttattgCACTAATattgattgtgtaaatatgagCAGGGTCTTGTCGTTGATTATCGTTagaatttcaaatgaatttttagcATTGAGCCAAATGTATTGGATTTTCTTAGCCCTATTATATGTAAGATATACCATGTTCATGATAAATGAATGGTCGAAATTGAAATACAAAACTTATATTATACATTATGTAAATAAATGAGaaactatattaattaaaataataaaaaatggattttagtaaactaaataattgaatttcatGTATTTACAAACTTATTttgtttacaaaaaaattatattccttCTGAATAACTATTATTTATTGGATGATTAAACTTTTTGTGATAGTTCGGTTATATTTTCTCTGATCATAAATAAACGAAAAAGTCAAATGTATTTAGTCTTAATTGAATCAAAGtacatttgaatatatatttatatttaaaaacagAGAGATtattacatttattattatacaaaaatatttttttggaaattcATAGTAtccttttgttttcctttttcttctcttcAACTGTAAATGGAGAGGGTACATGCAACACGATCCTTCACAAAGGCATAGATGTACATGCAACATCATTTGAGTtccttcttttttgtttttaacgaTCTtagtttgggtttttaacacGTGATTTTACTTGTTCAAAGCCCACTAAGTTTTTTGTTAGATTTTTCATTTCCCTTACCATCTGGGTTTGaataaataacttcattttttcATGTATGTTAAGGTACTGAATCTACTGAGCGTGCCATTTTTTTCTGTGTTGGAAGGTCATCATCACTCATCACTGTGTGCAAGAACAAAAAAGTTAGTGTTGATTGTATAATGTTTGTAGggtttttaaatttgttttcagTTTTATGATTTGTGAGGTTTTGAATATGTTAAAGTTTTGTTTATGTTctggtttgatttgtgaaagtTTTATCTTTTGGGTCTTTTATGAtttctttctgtttttgttAAGTTGGGTTCAATTTGTTTAACTTAGGGTTTGTCTTGAaggttttatttttcatttataagtgtatatatttaaaaatattttagttaatgttaGGTTTTTATGCATAATTTGGTGTGGTTTATTTACTATGATTTGGTTGGGGTTTGTTCTATGTTTAAGGTTATCAACCCTTTATTTGTGTGAATctcttcaatatatttttattttcagtttTGTTTGTCTTAGCAGAAATTTGTTTCTGTGTTTTTTGTGGctataataataaagatatcATATTATAAGAGAAAATTGTTGAATTTCATGATTTTGTTGTGGAAgataaatttaaagataattgCGTAGATAATCTTAGAtcaatatgaattatttttgtttcctgggcattatcattttatttagtaaattgcattttGGTTCTGACAATTGGATTATGATCTAATgttaaatacacatgttaagATGGATCTTTTGTCAACCATGTTCATTAATGTTTGACCAAAACTAAcaacaaaattttatcaaaaaggaTGTTTGATTTTGAATTCTCTTTGCTTGACAAGTGACATTATAAATTGGAAGCATTTTTTAAAGTTATCTTCTACTTTTGTTTATCCTATCTCAGTAAAGGGTTCCTATTTTTAGACTTCAAGCTTTTCCAATAtagtttgtttataattaactttactttttttttcttaatctaGTGCGTGTCTTTTGttagttcttttatttatattgttttgttgAGTGTAtgcttatttttcaatttcagtttttttttttatgtatgcttttgtttgttatttttaatgcatttatttatttatttatttatttatttaaatgtttccAATTTTCAAGAGTTTTAAGATTAGAGTTCCTATTTTTAGACCTCAAGCTTTTTAAATCtagtttgtttataattaacattactttttttttaatctggtTTGTGTCTTTcattaattctttaatttatattgttgtGTTGAgtgtatacttatttctcaatttcagtttttttttttttttttatgtatgctTCTATTTGTTATTTctaaagcattcttctcttttttatttatttaaatgtttccaattttcaaaagttttaagaTTAGATTCCTATTTTTAGACTTCAAGCTTTTTCAATCtagtttgtttataattaacttttatttttatttttatctagtttgtgtctttggttagtttttttattcatattgttgaattgagtttttcaatttcagttttttt from Cicer arietinum cultivar CDC Frontier isolate Library 1 chromosome 3, Cicar.CDCFrontier_v2.0, whole genome shotgun sequence encodes:
- the LOC101497397 gene encoding histone-lysine N-methyltransferase, H3 lysine-9 specific SUVH5-like is translated as MRRLFPISSSPFETAKTLKDRGKFLNDRKEIIGKVPGVEVGDVFQYWNELNIIGLHREMKYEKYIDHVIRDRKRIATSVVCNGLDDDGLEHYEVYISTEIRENAELLVNSFNVKNDIRVIIKCFLKNSGRCGMDVYCYYGLYKEEVAWNVLMKYGIDGIRKGLIVEDISRQREAVPICVINTVDKERLTVESFVYKTKMIYPNWCKPIPVPHLGCDCEGKCGDSAKCLCAVRNGGKIPYNKNNVIVASGGVIHECGPYCKCSADCPNRVSQKGIKFNLEISRTERKGWGVRSRATIPAGSFICEYIGEVIEDDEVDKRVDNDEYLFSIGDYHMDDSVLKEAYAVLCWMATRMLRRRTVIVVP